A DNA window from Planctomycetota bacterium contains the following coding sequences:
- a CDS encoding histidine phosphatase family protein, with protein sequence MKLMLIRHGDPDYANDALTPLGHEQARQLAEALANVRLDALFASPLGRAQLTAAYTSRRKGMAITTLPWLRELNGNYGAALWAWNLSGSATFANGHRFTVDDWPAHVPYGAHMPPVASEFWQTFDAFLATLGYPRSGLGYRAVEGDERTLAFFCHAGVILTLLAHLLHIPLPIVYAQFACDPASRTTLRFEAADGFGIFRLEALNDLSHTLVPPVA encoded by the coding sequence ATGAAGCTGATGCTGATCCGACACGGCGACCCCGACTATGCGAACGACGCGCTCACGCCGCTGGGGCACGAGCAGGCCCGGCAGCTCGCCGAAGCTCTGGCCAACGTTCGCCTGGATGCGCTCTTCGCCTCTCCCCTGGGGCGCGCGCAGCTCACGGCGGCTTACACGTCGCGGCGCAAAGGCATGGCCATCACCACGCTCCCCTGGCTTCGCGAGCTGAATGGCAACTACGGTGCCGCGCTGTGGGCGTGGAACCTGAGTGGCAGCGCGACTTTTGCGAACGGCCACCGCTTCACGGTGGACGACTGGCCCGCGCACGTGCCCTATGGAGCGCACATGCCGCCGGTGGCCTCAGAGTTCTGGCAGACCTTCGATGCGTTTCTGGCCACCCTCGGCTACCCGCGCAGCGGCCTCGGCTATCGCGCGGTCGAGGGAGACGAGCGCACCCTCGCCTTCTTCTGCCACGCCGGCGTGATCCTCACGCTGTTGGCCCACCTGCTCCACATCCCGCTGCCCATCGTCTACGCACAGTTCGCGTGCGACCCCGCGAGCCGCACGACTCTGCGGTTCGAGGCGGCCGATGGTTTCGGCATATTCCGTCTCGAGGCCCTCAACGACCTTTCGCATACCCTTGTGCCGCCGGTTGCGTGA
- a CDS encoding ADP-ribosylglycohydrolase family protein translates to MAKELRNVWLWLSSGDLRTELRQLEDEGRDTSRFRAKLERLAALGDEQLFLPANQEKVGALLDAAQKLPMRKGYAFDEPSDLPGIRRRRPRGPRRFAQRLSDKALLDRIMGAWLGRCVGCLLGKAAEGVRTGEFWPFLQLTGQFPIADYIRFGARGKAAKQFPQFARRAWCDNIDHMPIDDDTNYTTTGYLIVKQHGADFTPADVAQFWMGNLPLLATCTAERVAYRNFALQVQPPASGSFRNPYREWIGAQIRADAFGYLSVGNPERAAEFAWRDACISHIKNGIYGEMLMAAMIAAAPYCDDPTVVVQVGLSEIPKTSRLYRDLAEVCDWYRQGLSYDDAVAMIHDKWDETVGHDWCHTNSNAAICVAALLWGDGDFGASICRAVQPCFDTDCNGATVGSIVGMMLGAKALPAKWTGKLHNTLKTSLKGHETVEITGIARDTFDLFKKIQG, encoded by the coding sequence ATGGCAAAGGAATTGCGGAACGTGTGGCTCTGGCTCTCGTCGGGCGACCTGCGCACAGAACTGCGGCAACTCGAGGACGAGGGACGCGACACCTCGCGCTTCAGGGCGAAGCTCGAGCGCCTAGCCGCCCTTGGCGACGAGCAGCTCTTCCTGCCGGCCAACCAGGAGAAGGTCGGGGCGCTGCTCGACGCCGCCCAGAAGCTCCCCATGCGGAAAGGCTACGCGTTCGACGAGCCGTCCGATCTCCCGGGCATCCGCAGGCGGCGCCCCCGCGGGCCGCGTCGCTTCGCCCAGCGGCTCTCGGATAAGGCCCTCCTCGACCGCATCATGGGCGCATGGCTCGGCCGCTGCGTGGGCTGCCTCCTCGGCAAGGCGGCGGAAGGCGTTCGCACGGGCGAGTTCTGGCCCTTCCTTCAGCTCACCGGGCAGTTCCCTATCGCCGACTATATCCGCTTCGGCGCCAGGGGGAAGGCGGCGAAGCAATTCCCGCAGTTCGCCCGCCGCGCCTGGTGCGACAACATTGACCACATGCCGATTGACGACGACACGAACTACACGACCACCGGCTATCTGATCGTGAAGCAGCACGGTGCGGACTTCACGCCGGCCGATGTGGCGCAGTTCTGGATGGGCAACCTGCCGCTCCTGGCCACCTGCACTGCCGAGAGGGTGGCCTACCGCAACTTCGCCCTCCAGGTCCAGCCGCCGGCCAGCGGCAGCTTTCGCAACCCGTACCGCGAGTGGATCGGGGCGCAGATTCGCGCCGACGCCTTCGGCTACCTCAGCGTGGGCAACCCGGAGCGTGCCGCCGAATTCGCCTGGCGCGACGCCTGCATTTCCCACATCAAGAACGGCATCTATGGGGAGATGCTCATGGCCGCGATGATCGCCGCCGCCCCGTACTGCGACGATCCCACCGTGGTCGTCCAGGTGGGCCTCTCGGAAATCCCCAAGACCAGCCGCCTCTACCGCGATCTGGCCGAGGTGTGCGACTGGTATCGCCAGGGGCTCTCCTACGACGATGCCGTTGCGATGATCCACGACAAGTGGGATGAAACGGTCGGGCACGACTGGTGCCACACGAACTCCAACGCCGCCATCTGCGTGGCCGCGCTGCTGTGGGGCGACGGCGACTTCGGCGCGAGCATCTGCCGCGCCGTCCAGCCCTGCTTCGACACCGACTGCAACGGGGCGACCGTCGGCTCCATCGTCGGCATGATGCTC